The segment GCTTCAATGCTGATGTTCTTCCTGATTGGTATTTTCAGCATACTAAACACAGGTATAGATGTAATACTACTGGGTTTCCTAGAAACAACAAATCCTGACAAGGCAGTGGGCTTATTCTCCGCTGTCAGGAAAGTAATTCTCATTCTTTTGATAATGGTAAACTCATTAATCAGTGTAAACTACTCAAGACTAACTCATGTTCTTTCCCAAAACAGTAAGGAAGAATACATAAACCTTTTAAAGAAAACTTCAAACTCCATTACCTTTATCTCATTTTTCGCATTCTCAATTACTTTTTCATTTTCAAGAGAAATAATGGAAATAATAGGCGGTAGTAAATTCATTGAAGCAGAACTATCATTGAAAATAATGTCTCTTCTTTTAATAACAAACGTCCTTAAGAGCATCATAGAATTTCAAATTCTAAACCCTAACAATGGTGAAAGATTGGTAACAATAGGAAGTGTCATAAGTTGGGTTATCACATTTGTGATGCTGATTCTACTTGTACCAACTGCATCATACCTAGGTGCTAGCATCTCACTTCTCATCGGCGATATCACAACTCTTCTTATATTTTTAGTCTTATCAACGAAGATCCTCCCAACAAATGTTCTAAAAACTCTATTCCTCTCTAAAAACACTCTCCTGCATCTATTTGTATCCATATCAATAGTTCTACTACATACCTTAATCTCCCAATTCCTACCCTTAAAACCAACAACGATCATAGAAATAATTGCTTTTACTGGGATACTAGGAGGTCTGTATAGCTTAGTGTATTTTACAACACTCTTGTTACTTAGGGATGAAACAGCAAGAGAGATCAAGGAGACTCTTCTAAAGCTTGCTTTAAGGCTAATAGACAGGAAAACTTAAACTCTATTAAAAGGTGATGCTAACTTTGGCTTTTTGAAATTGAAATTTGCTTTCAAAGAAAATTTTGTTTATGAAAAAAGTAAAAGTTTCAATAATTGGGGCAGGAAACGTAGGTAGCACCCTAGCCAGTATTCTATCTCAAAAAGGATATGCAGACATACGACTTATAGACATTGAAGGAGAG is part of the Brevinematia bacterium genome and harbors:
- a CDS encoding oligosaccharide flippase family protein, which gives rise to MSSKKPSLKTNYEFNLLVKIVNLLYPIITIPYVTRILGPEGFGKTSFALAFANYFILLANFGVGTNYAIREISKVRNDPIEMKRVFSELFLLFTFSSFLASILYITTFFFVEKVKQDLLLYLVVGISLFLNQMAVGWFFTGIENFKYLAIRNFLVKVIVILAILITVREPKDYTIYAFVVSFSVFGLNILDFAFALRHTKLQLSSSFLRHLASMLMFFLIGIFSILNTGIDVILLGFLETTNPDKAVGLFSAVRKVILILLIMVNSLISVNYSRLTHVLSQNSKEEYINLLKKTSNSITFISFFAFSITFSFSREIMEIIGGSKFIEAELSLKIMSLLLITNVLKSIIEFQILNPNNGERLVTIGSVISWVITFVMLILLVPTASYLGASISLLIGDITTLLIFLVLSTKILPTNVLKTLFLSKNTLLHLFVSISIVLLHTLISQFLPLKPTTIIEIIAFTGILGGLYSLVYFTTLLLLRDETAREIKETLLKLALRLIDRKT